GCGACGGTGAGCGGTACCGCCCAGCGCGCGGCCTCGGCACAGGCTTCGCGCAGCACCCAGGTGCCGACCTCCTCCATCAGGCCGATGGATTCGGCGAGGCCGATGAACAGGTCGGGTGCTACGGGGCCGTGCGTCGGGCTGTTCCAGCGCAGCAGCGCCTCGAAGCCGCTGCAGAGCGACGACCGCATGCAGAACATCGGCTGATAGACCAGCGACAGTTCGCGATGCTGCAAGGCGAGGCGCAGATCCTGCTCGAGCGCGCGGCGCTTCTGCCACTCGGACTGGACCGACGCGTCGTAGAAGCCGAGGGTGTTCGGGCGTTCTTTCTTGATGACGTGCAGGGCCTGGCTGCTATGGGCGAGCAGCGCGCCCGGCGTCATGCCGTCGAAAGGGTGCAGCGCGATACCGACCGAGGCCGAAATGCCGATTTCGCGGCCATCGGCGAGGACGATGGGATCGGCGATCGTGCGCAGCAGGCGGCGGGCCAGGGTTTCGACCAGTTCGGGCTGTTCGCACCCGGCCTGGACCACCACGAACTCGTCACCGCCGATGCGGGCCACGAGATCGGACTCGCGCACCTGGCGGGCGATCCGCCCGGCGATTTCGCGCAGCACGCTGTCGGCCACCGCGTGGCCGAACAGATCGTTGATGCCCTTGAAATCGTCGATGTCGAAGGTGAGCAGGGCGACGTTTTCGCGGCGGCGGCGGGCTTCGCCCAGGATCTGGTCGAGCCGTTCGAGGAGATGGGTACGGTTGATCAGGTTGGTGAGCGGATCGTGCGAGGACATGTAGCGGATCCGCTCCAGCGCCACCTTGCGGTCGGTGATTTCCTGGCAGATGCCGCGCACGGCGACGATGGCGCCGGTGTCGTCGGTCTCGGGCCGCATGTCGATCCAGAACCAGCGCCGTGCGCCCTCCTCCGCGCCACGGATGCGGATTTCCGCCGCGGCAGCCTGGCCGGTTTCGGCCACGGTGCGGAAGGTCGCGAGGAACGCCGTCCTGTCGGTCTCGTCCATCTGTCCGGTCAGGACATCGAACAGCGGCACGAAACGATCCGGATCGGTGCCGAAGAGTTCGTGCATGTCCTCCGACCAGGAGGTGAGATGATCGTCGAGCCGAACGCGCCAGTTGCCGATCCTGGCGATTCGGTGGATGGTCCGCAGGTCTTCGAGGGCTTCGTTGGCGCAGCGGATGGAGCGGCGCGCCACGTCGAATGCCATGCCCGCCGCGAGGTTGAACCGGCGGATGGCCGGATCGTCGGCTCCCGCGTGAAGATCCCGCGCGAGATCGGCCGAGGCATGGATGAAGGTTTCGTGGAGGCGGTCGATCTCGGCCGGATCGACGCAACCCGCCTGGAGTTTCTGCCCCATCAGCGGAGCGTTCCGGGGCGGCCGGGCGAGATGCGGCCGGAGGGCGACGCCAAGCGGGGGGCGGCTTCGGGCGGTATGAGACCGCGCGCCAGGAAGCCATTGCTGGCACAATCTTCTATCGGGGCCGCAATGAAACCGATCATGAAAATCCTGGATCTCCGAACGGGCGGAATTCTGATTTCCTTATGCCTTTCAAAGATGAACAAAACGTTTCTGCAATTCATGACAAAGTGGTGTGGCACTTGACTTGCCGGCGCGACCGACCCATCGTCGTCTTATCCGAGGGGTGCGTCGACGGACGCTGAGAGCCGGGAAGCCGGCAACCCTTTGAACCTGATCCGGGTTGCGCCGGCGGAGGGACGGGATCATCCAGACCGAACCATACGCCCCAGCGTCGCCCCTGTTCCGAGGAGCGCGCCATGAACGTCCAGACCAAGCCTGCCAGTGTCACGACCGGCCCGATCGCCGGCTCGCGCAAGGTGTTTACCTCGCCCGAGGGGCGGCCCGACATCGCCGTGCCGTTCCGCGAGGTCGACCTGCACCCCAGCGCGGGGGAAGCGCCGTTCCGGCTCTATGACACGTCGGGGCCGTTCACCGACCCGCATTTCAGTCTCGATCTCGACAACGGGCTGCCGCTGGTGCGCGGCGCCTGGATCGAGCGGCGCGGATTCGATGCCGTGGCCGGCCGGGC
This genomic interval from Acidiphilium multivorum AIU301 contains the following:
- a CDS encoding putative bifunctional diguanylate cyclase/phosphodiesterase, coding for MGQKLQAGCVDPAEIDRLHETFIHASADLARDLHAGADDPAIRRFNLAAGMAFDVARRSIRCANEALEDLRTIHRIARIGNWRVRLDDHLTSWSEDMHELFGTDPDRFVPLFDVLTGQMDETDRTAFLATFRTVAETGQAAAAEIRIRGAEEGARRWFWIDMRPETDDTGAIVAVRGICQEITDRKVALERIRYMSSHDPLTNLINRTHLLERLDQILGEARRRRENVALLTFDIDDFKGINDLFGHAVADSVLREIAGRIARQVRESDLVARIGGDEFVVVQAGCEQPELVETLARRLLRTIADPIVLADGREIGISASVGIALHPFDGMTPGALLAHSSQALHVIKKERPNTLGFYDASVQSEWQKRRALEQDLRLALQHRELSLVYQPMFCMRSSLCSGFEALLRWNSPTHGPVAPDLFIGLAESIGLMEEVGTWVLREACAEAARWAVPLTVAVNVSPIQIQQGDLASVITETLNTTGLPANRLEIEVTESMLIRNFDRAVDTLQRIKALGVGISIDDFGTGYSSLATLRAFPFNKLKIDRSFVRDLAEESESLAIVNAVLGLGRGLRLPVVVEGVETERQADILRDCGADAIQGYLFGRPSPISAYSNITDPRVTSRRRLAV